One window of Paenibacillus albicereus genomic DNA carries:
- the spoIIIAB gene encoding stage III sporulation protein SpoIIIAB produces the protein MIKAAGVVLVLIAGTLIGFMQAARFARRPKQLRELAHGLQRLETEIGYGYTPLPEALSRVAAQTSEPVASMLLAPADAIMSGSGDDFQAGWEASIRAYGPRTALKAPELASLRRLGSILGMSDREDQLKHLKLAQQQLLAEESGARDDQARYEKLSRALGILLAALVVILIV, from the coding sequence GTGATTAAGGCGGCGGGCGTGGTGCTGGTGCTGATCGCCGGCACGCTGATCGGGTTCATGCAGGCGGCGCGGTTCGCCCGCCGTCCGAAGCAGCTGCGCGAGCTCGCCCACGGCTTGCAGCGGCTCGAGACGGAGATCGGCTACGGGTACACGCCGCTGCCTGAAGCGCTGAGCCGTGTCGCGGCGCAGACGAGCGAGCCGGTCGCCTCGATGCTGCTGGCTCCGGCCGATGCGATCATGAGCGGAAGCGGCGATGACTTCCAGGCGGGATGGGAAGCGTCGATCCGGGCTTACGGGCCGAGAACGGCGCTGAAGGCGCCGGAGCTGGCTTCTCTCCGCCGGCTCGGCTCGATCCTCGGCATGAGCGACCGGGAAGACCAGCTCAAGCACCTGAAGCTCGCGCAGCAGCAGCTGCTCGCCGAGGAAAGCGGCGCCCGGGACGACCAGGCGCGATACGAGAAGCTGTCCCGCGCGCTCGGCATTCTTCTCGCCGCGCTGGTCGTCATACTGATCGTTTAG
- the spoIIIAC gene encoding stage III sporulation protein AC, which produces MTMDISAIFQIAGIGIIVAMIHTVLKQMGKEDMAHWVTLIGFVVVLFMVVRMLNDLFQEIKTIFLFQ; this is translated from the coding sequence ATGACAATGGATATAAGCGCCATCTTCCAGATCGCCGGCATCGGCATCATCGTAGCCATGATCCACACGGTGCTGAAGCAGATGGGCAAGGAAGACATGGCGCACTGGGTTACGCTGATCGGATTCGTCGTCGTGCTCTTCATGGTCGTGCGCATGCTGAACGACCTGTTCCAGGAGATCAAGACGATCTTCCTGTTCCAGTAG
- the spoIIIAD gene encoding stage III sporulation protein AD: protein MEMVQIAGIGLLAAILVLVLKEQKPLFAFLLAMFAGIFIFLLMIGRIEAVIGTMQGLAERSGIPSVYLKTILKMIGIAYIAEFSAQIIRDAGAEGVASKVEFAGKVLILVLAVPIINVIVETVVGLLPAGG, encoded by the coding sequence ATGGAAATGGTACAGATTGCAGGCATCGGCCTGCTCGCCGCGATCCTGGTGCTTGTCCTCAAGGAGCAGAAGCCGCTATTCGCGTTCCTGCTCGCGATGTTCGCCGGCATCTTCATCTTCCTGCTCATGATCGGCCGCATCGAGGCGGTCATCGGCACGATGCAGGGGCTGGCGGAGCGCTCGGGCATCCCTTCGGTCTATCTCAAGACGATTCTGAAAATGATCGGCATCGCCTACATCGCGGAGTTCTCCGCTCAGATCATCCGGGATGCCGGAGCGGAGGGCGTAGCGTCCAAGGTCGAGTTCGCCGGCAAGGTGCTGATCCTCGTGCTCGCGGTGCCGATCATCAACGTCATCGTCGAAACGGTTGTCGGCCTGCTGCCGGCCGGGGGGTGA
- the spoIIIAE gene encoding stage III sporulation protein AE, with product MRLKLALLWMLIAAWGLGFAPAASAQPPDGGSESGSAAGITEELARQQAESYGTDAVESYWNDLVQQYGGYFPEGTMPSFVEMIAPGGEGLKASDVLKGLLAMLTHEVLYNGKLLVSIVLLAVFSSILQTLQSAFEKQTVSQVAYAVAYMVLIVLAVNSFHVAIGYARDAIEMMIQFMMAMVPLLMTLIASSGGIATVTLLHPVIIFMVHLVGTLIYTVVFPLLFFSAVLHIASAMSDRFKVTQLANMLRTIGAGLLGVMLTVFLGVISIQGATGSMTDGVTLRTAKFISGSFVPVVGKTFSDAADTVISASMLAKNAVGLAGVIILLFISAFPAIKILVLAVIYNVCGAVLQPLGSSPITTCLSTIGKTMLYVFGALAAVSLMFFLAVTILLTAGNAAIMMR from the coding sequence ATGAGGCTCAAGCTGGCGCTGCTATGGATGCTGATCGCGGCATGGGGGCTCGGCTTCGCTCCAGCCGCTTCCGCGCAGCCGCCGGACGGCGGCTCCGAAAGCGGATCGGCCGCCGGCATCACGGAAGAGCTGGCGCGGCAGCAGGCGGAGAGCTACGGCACGGATGCGGTCGAATCGTACTGGAACGATCTCGTGCAGCAGTACGGCGGCTATTTTCCGGAAGGGACGATGCCGAGCTTCGTCGAGATGATCGCGCCGGGCGGGGAAGGGCTGAAGGCGTCGGACGTGCTCAAGGGGCTGCTCGCGATGCTGACGCATGAGGTGCTCTACAACGGCAAGCTGCTCGTCTCGATCGTGCTGCTGGCGGTGTTCAGCTCGATCCTGCAGACGCTGCAATCGGCGTTCGAGAAGCAGACGGTCAGCCAAGTCGCTTACGCGGTCGCCTACATGGTGCTGATCGTGCTCGCGGTGAACAGCTTCCACGTCGCGATCGGCTACGCCAGGGACGCGATCGAGATGATGATCCAGTTCATGATGGCGATGGTGCCGCTGCTCATGACGCTGATCGCCAGCTCCGGCGGCATCGCCACCGTGACGCTGCTCCACCCGGTCATCATCTTCATGGTCCATCTCGTCGGCACGCTCATCTACACGGTCGTCTTTCCGCTCCTGTTCTTCTCGGCCGTCCTCCACATCGCCAGCGCGATGTCGGACCGCTTCAAGGTGACGCAGCTGGCGAACATGCTGCGCACGATCGGCGCGGGGCTGCTCGGGGTCATGCTCACGGTCTTTCTCGGCGTCATTTCGATCCAGGGAGCGACCGGCTCGATGACCGATGGGGTGACGCTGCGGACGGCCAAGTTCATCAGCGGCAGCTTCGTCCCGGTCGTCGGCAAGACGTTCTCCGATGCGGCCGACACTGTCATCTCCGCGTCGATGCTGGCCAAAAACGCGGTCGGGCTCGCCGGCGTCATCATCCTGCTGTTCATCAGCGCCTTCCCGGCCATCAAGATTCTCGTGCTCGCCGTCATCTACAACGTCTGCGGAGCGGTGCTGCAGCCGCTCGGGTCCAGCCCGATCACGACCTGCCTGAGCACGATCGGCAAGACGATGCTGTACGTGTTCGGCGCGCTGGCCGCCGTCAGCCTCATGTTCTTCCTTGCCGTCACGATCCTGCTGACCGCCGGCAATGCCGCGATCATGATGAGGTGA
- the spoIIIAF gene encoding stage III sporulation protein AF, protein MLDWLSSWLKDVVAVVLLAALVDLLLPNQRMQRYARLVTGLIVLLVILTPLLRLVQGDFQARLETGYREWNRELERSQVKMPSLDEILRQAEIAAGRSGEQAVALARTQLETGIREAVERDAGAEVREVSAAVDWDGQGGGEIRSVTVLLAAAPDGGAQPVDEGAADAAAGSDSIEPVVPVDPVDIRLKEPEAQEAMAGLEEAAARKADARLEGRIRRIVAEGWPITPDQVSVELEPAGGS, encoded by the coding sequence ATGCTGGACTGGCTGAGCTCTTGGCTCAAAGACGTCGTTGCGGTCGTCCTGCTGGCCGCGCTCGTCGACCTGCTGCTGCCGAATCAGCGGATGCAGCGATATGCACGGCTCGTCACCGGCCTGATCGTGCTGCTCGTCATCCTGACGCCGCTGCTTCGCCTCGTGCAAGGCGACTTCCAAGCCCGGCTGGAGACCGGCTACCGCGAATGGAACCGGGAGCTGGAGCGCTCCCAGGTGAAGATGCCCTCGCTGGACGAGATCCTGAGGCAAGCCGAGATCGCGGCCGGGCGCTCCGGCGAGCAGGCGGTGGCGCTGGCCCGCACGCAGCTCGAGACCGGCATCCGCGAAGCCGTCGAAAGGGATGCCGGCGCGGAGGTGAGGGAGGTTTCGGCTGCGGTCGACTGGGACGGACAGGGAGGCGGGGAGATTCGGAGCGTGACCGTGCTGCTGGCGGCTGCGCCGGACGGGGGAGCTCAGCCTGTGGATGAGGGGGCGGCAGACGCCGCCGCAGGGAGCGATTCGATCGAGCCGGTCGTGCCGGTGGATCCGGTCGACATCCGATTGAAGGAGCCGGAGGCGCAGGAAGCGATGGCCGGCCTGGAGGAGGCTGCGGCGAGAAAGGCGGACGCGCGGCTGGAGGGTCGGATTCGCCGGATCGTGGCCGAAGGCTGGCCGATCACGCCGGACCAGGTAAGCGTAGAGCTGGAGCCGGCAGGCGGCAGCTGA
- the spoIIIAG gene encoding stage III sporulation protein AG, with amino-acid sequence MARWWEKLQQAAAGGAEGPSRIKSLRWLLVLGGVGVLLILAGNVLNFRDVGISPSGQAALPPAAEDQAALGGRVQSPGTDFGGIEAPLEARLKDILEKIVGVGEVDVLVTVDSTEENVWGKDDNTSQQVTDETDKSGGKRHVTQMTSSGKIVMYEVSGEQKPVVTKIVKPKVRGVLVVAKGAENATVRRIIAEAVERGMDVPLSAISIVPRKTG; translated from the coding sequence TTGGCCAGATGGTGGGAGAAGCTGCAGCAGGCGGCCGCTGGCGGAGCCGAAGGGCCGAGCCGAATCAAGTCGCTGCGCTGGCTGCTCGTGCTCGGAGGGGTCGGCGTGCTGCTCATCCTGGCGGGCAACGTCCTGAATTTCCGGGATGTCGGCATCAGCCCGAGCGGGCAGGCCGCGCTGCCTCCGGCAGCGGAGGATCAGGCGGCGCTCGGCGGCCGCGTGCAGTCTCCAGGCACGGACTTCGGCGGCATCGAAGCGCCGCTGGAGGCGCGGCTCAAGGATATTTTGGAAAAGATCGTCGGCGTCGGGGAGGTCGACGTGCTCGTCACGGTAGACTCGACCGAGGAGAACGTCTGGGGCAAGGACGACAATACGTCCCAGCAGGTGACGGATGAAACCGATAAATCAGGCGGCAAGAGGCATGTGACGCAGATGACGAGCAGCGGCAAGATCGTCATGTACGAGGTGTCGGGCGAGCAGAAGCCGGTCGTCACCAAAATCGTCAAGCCGAAAGTGCGGGGGGTGCTCGTCGTCGCGAAGGGGGCGGAGAACGCCACCGTGCGGAGGATCATCGCCGAGGCCGTCGAACGCGGCATGGACGTGCCGCTCTCGGCGATCTCGATCGTGCCCCGCAAGACGGGATAG